The Triticum aestivum cultivar Chinese Spring chromosome 3A, IWGSC CS RefSeq v2.1, whole genome shotgun sequence genome includes a region encoding these proteins:
- the LOC123057019 gene encoding photosystem II D2 protein-like, with protein MTIALGRIPKEENDLFDTMDDWLRRDRFVFVGWSGLLLFPYAYFALGGWFTGTTFVTSWYTHGLASSYLEGCNFLTAAVSTPANSLAHSLLLLWGPEAQGDFTRWCQLGGLWTFVALHGAFALIGFMLRQFELARSVQLRPYNAISFSGPIAVFVSVFLIYPLGQSGWFFAPSFGVAAIFRFILFFQGFHNWTLNPFHMMGVAGVLGAALLCAIHGATVENTLFEDGDGANTFRAFNPTQAEETYSMVTANRAYIRIHNRFSFVCRKCV; from the coding sequence ATGACTATAGCCCTTGGTAGAATTCCTAAAGAAGAAAATGATCTATTTGATACTATGGATGACTGGTTACGAAGGGACCGTTTCGTTTTTGTAGGATGGTCTGGCCTATTGCTCTTTCCTTATGCTTATTTCGCTTTAGGGGGTTGGTTTACAGGGACAACTTTTGTAACTTCTTGGTATACCCATGGATTGGCTAGTTCCTATTTGGAAGGTTGTAATTTCTTAACCGCAGCAGTTTCTACCCCTGCCAATAGTTTAGCACACTCTTTGTTGCTACTATGGGGGCCCGAAGCACAAGGAGATTTTACTCGTTGGTGTCAATTAGGCGGTCTATGGACTTTTGTAGCTCTCCACGGGGCTTTTGCACTAATAGGTTTCATGTTACGCCAATTTGAACTTGCTCGGTCTGTTCAATTGCGGCCTTATAATGCAATCTCATTCTCTGGTCCAATTGCTGTTTTTGTTTCTGTATTCCTTATTTATCCACTGGGGCAATCTGGTTGGTTCTTTGCGCCGAGTTTTGGCGTAGCAGCGATATTTCGATTCATCCTTTTCTTTCAAGGATTTCATAATTGGACGTTGAACCCATTTCATATGATGGGAGTTGCCGGAGTATTAGGTGCGGCTCTGCTATGCGCTATTCATGGAGCGACCGTAGAAAACACTCTATTTGAGGACGGTGATGGTGCAAATACCTTCCGTGCTTTTAACCCAACTCAAGCTGAAGAAACGTATTCAATGGTGACTGCTAACCGCGCCTATATCCGCATCCATAACCGTTTTTCATTTGTGTGTAGAAAGTGTGTGTAG